In Terriglobia bacterium, one genomic interval encodes:
- a CDS encoding DNA alkylation repair protein, protein MISPEIACELEKLARPVGAFDAQQYFRGNHKLRFYNIGTERMRAFARSVYEVNRDQWPVDDAMALADELIADPYLETKSVGDYLNPWLVLGWIPVDPVEDDIADGQFGRCKLEPKLSYF, encoded by the coding sequence GTGATCAGTCCGGAAATCGCCTGCGAACTCGAAAAGCTGGCGCGGCCCGTCGGTGCTTTTGACGCGCAGCAGTACTTTCGCGGCAACCACAAACTGCGCTTCTACAACATCGGAACGGAGCGGATGCGTGCTTTTGCCCGTTCGGTTTACGAGGTGAACCGCGATCAATGGCCGGTAGACGATGCGATGGCTCTGGCGGATGAGTTGATTGCCGATCCGTACCTGGAAACAAAATCGGTGGGCGACTACCTAAATCCCTGGCTAGTTCTCGGCTGGATCCCTGTCGATCCGGTCGAGGATGATATAGCCGATGGGCAGTTTGGCAGGTGTAAGCTGGAGCCCAAGCTTTCGTATTTCTGA
- a CDS encoding VWA domain-containing protein translates to MKNRIILVSVSVFVCAASFFARQFQNQNLKVDVDLVQVNATVTDSEGRYVVGLEKKDFHIWEDKVEQQVEYLSTEDAPISVGMILDHSASMGVSLAYAHQAALTFLRTSNADDEYFLVVFSDKPHVDVDLTKDISKLQERIIYLPAKGSTALFDAVYLGMEKIRKASYPKRALIVITDGGENHSRYTFSNLRDLAKEQNVQIFSIGAWGLINNIVEMTGGYAFHGAGLEDICEKIAVELKNEYVIGYRSTNQAKDGRWRKVQLKIDTPRGLSKLNIRGKTGYYAATQ, encoded by the coding sequence GTGAAAAACCGGATCATTCTTGTTTCGGTTTCGGTCTTCGTTTGTGCGGCATCCTTTTTCGCCCGCCAATTCCAGAATCAAAACCTGAAGGTCGATGTCGATCTCGTGCAAGTCAATGCGACCGTTACGGACAGCGAAGGCCGTTATGTCGTCGGGTTGGAAAAGAAGGACTTTCACATCTGGGAAGACAAGGTCGAGCAGCAGGTCGAGTATTTGTCCACAGAAGATGCGCCGATCAGCGTCGGAATGATTCTCGATCATAGCGCCAGCATGGGAGTATCGCTGGCTTACGCTCACCAGGCGGCTCTGACTTTCCTGCGGACTTCGAATGCGGACGACGAGTATTTCCTTGTCGTGTTCAGCGACAAGCCGCACGTGGACGTCGACCTCACGAAAGATATTTCGAAGCTTCAGGAACGCATCATTTACCTGCCGGCCAAAGGATCGACGGCCCTCTTCGATGCCGTCTACCTTGGAATGGAAAAAATCAGAAAGGCGTCCTATCCGAAGCGGGCATTGATCGTCATCACCGACGGCGGCGAAAACCACAGCCGGTACACCTTCTCCAATCTGCGGGATCTTGCCAAAGAACAGAACGTGCAGATTTTTTCCATCGGCGCCTGGGGCCTCATCAACAACATCGTCGAAATGACGGGCGGTTACGCCTTCCACGGTGCGGGCCTGGAGGACATCTGCGAGAAGATTGCCGTCGAGCTGAAGAACGAATACGTCATCGGCTATCGTTCGACCAACCAGGCCAAAGACGGCCGGTGGCGCAAAGTTCAATTGAAGATCGATACTCCCCGTGGTCTCTCCAAACTCAACATCCGCGGCAAAACCGGCTATTACGCTGCCACGCAGTGA